The Mercenaria mercenaria strain notata chromosome 6, MADL_Memer_1, whole genome shotgun sequence genome contains the following window.
tttatgccatgactcgtattttgtctataattcatttaaaaataagaaaaaaaaataactttttttcataatttattttcttttattatgtcataatgaaatatgaagaaataattaaataaattccaataataaacatatggcaggccctttccgatcatgttaagccctttttgcggaaagggccctttccggtatctagtcatagcggGCCCGGCAGCACAAGGCCGATAATCGTAAACCATCTAAATCTGAACTTTGAGAATGACTGTTGAATACCGTGTTGAGAAATATAATGTGGGGCAATTTCGTTGTTCAAAACGTCTTCCTCTTCCTCGAATCGTgtaaacaaagggaggtaactaaAATTTGGGACggtgtttcattaaaattgtgaTCCGTGCAGATTTGGAAAAAGGGGAAACGTAAACAAAGAAAAGGTAAACAAACACAAAGAAAAGGGCTGAAAACCTTTGAAATAGAACGTTCTGTATTGATGCACCATTTGTGCTTAAAAAGATCGGTGAAACATGTATAAGTGATTAAGGGAATTAAACGCacgaaaaaaatgtttcttctcATTTATTCGTGCACAAAACATTtcgaaacatttgaaaaatgtagTTAATTTAATCTTGATCCTGTGACATGTAATCAATCTgcattgtttcaaatatttatgcTTTTTGATAGAATGGTAGTGTGTTGGTTCGATACCTTTGGCAATTAAAGAAACTATAATTTTcggtatgactgaatagcaaaaactagtagatttcgcgaaatctaatcaaataagcgaaatctagacataaaatgtaaactaatgaaaatttttaaaaatccttttaagcttttattaaaagtataaatcTACATGTGCatttcaattttcaagaaaaaatatttatatttagggtggttttgaaggGAAAAACTTATACTAGTCTAGATTTCGCCCTATTCTACATGCgtggaaatctcaagtgacaggtaaaatcaagacataaaatttaaagtgatgaattttctttttaaatctttctaGGCTTTTATTACgaatatatttttaagtttgcaggtcaattttcaagaaaaaaaacttatatttaggtggttttgaaacgaaaaacgtatacacgtgttgatttcgccagattctaTATGTgcagaaatttcaagtgacaGGCGAAATcaagatttaaaatttaaagtgatgatttttttttttaaaatatcctttaaagcttttattttgaatatatttcttaGTGTGCATgttaattttcaagaaaaaatatttatgtatagtttggttttaaaacgaaaaacatatacgggtgttgatttcgccagattttatatgtgaagaaatcTCAattgacaggcaaaatcaagacataaaatctaaagtgatgagtactttttaaaatccttttaagcttttattaagaatatgtttttatgtgtgcatgtcaattttcaagaaaaaatatttatactaagtattaattagaaaaaaaaaaatatacggatgttgattttgtcagatggtcagtgacatgcaaaatcaagtcaaaaaatttaaagtgatgaataatttttaaaaatccttttaagcttttatcaggaatatatttctacgtgtgcatatcaattttctggaaaaaatatttatatttagtatgattaataaacgaaaaacttatacggatgttgatttcgccagattctaTATGCACTGAAATCTCAACTGAGaggcaaaatcaaatcttaaaatttttaaagggaaagaaatttcagtcgtgtaatttaaatattattaaaaatatcgcaGTTATAGTCGTGACCCATTTAAAAGTCTATGAGTGTATAATCAGTAcactaatattttaacatcactTGGAtttgatattaagattttatcatGACGAAATAATCAGCTGTATCTAGATAATGCGATTGTGTTTTACGCCCGTTCCAACAATTTTCACGGAACTGTAATCCGTTGATATACAGAGTtaccattttctacaaaaatctgatttctgtaagttaaatattttcaacacaATATACACAACAACTAATCTTACCTCACAGAAGATACAACGGTCGTCACACTGGTCGGCATATACAGCTGATTAGTTgatcaaattaaatttaatccaaTTAGTTAAGCGGGGATAAACAATAATTTAATCAAAGGTGGTTTTCTCTCACGTTTGAGGAGGTGCGAAATGCAGCAGGTAATCATTCGGTCAGAATTGTGCCATATCATCCGACAATTATTAGATTATTACATGTaacaaacagtaattatttagatttgcaatttatttttcattaacacaTTTACCATATGAAAACGTCTTTCTAAGAATTAAATTGAAGTTATATGTTTAGGATATGGcccattttcttaatttcattcaTATATGCATTCTTTCTCCAATTATTGTTGAATACAATTTCTTTCATGTATCAAACAATTTAGATGATGATTGATAACTATGACACGTGCATGTAACACAGTGCCACAGCAACACGGTCCAATTATTTTCACACCTTCCTTAACTCATTGTATTGCTGGTTTATTATGAAATAAGTAATAACTTTAAAACCCAACTTAGATTTAATATCGGAAAAAATGCATCAAGatacacccgtatacgtttttttttaaaacaatattattttcgACATATAAATGTGGAATTATGTTCTCAATAACAGCTCAACATGATTTTAATGAATAcgacaaacttttaattttacgATTTGATTTTGCTTCCGCGCAGAATAGGACGAATtaggattttcttttcaaaaccttgctaaatataaatattttttttcttgaattttgacATGGACACGTAGAAATATTTTCCTAATaaaagctcaaaaggatttttttaaatattcattactttagattatatgtcttgattttgcctgacacttgagatttcTGCGCATACAGAATCAGTCGAATTCAAGACCCGCATACGCTTTCTTTCCTAATaaaagctcaaaaggattttttttaaatattcattcttaaaattttaagatttgatataaaatctggcgaaatcaacatcggtataagtttttcgtttattaatcatactaaatattaatatttttttcttgaaaattgacatgcacgcgtagaaatatatatttgataaaagcttaaaaggattttcaaaaaagtatccttcactttcaattttatgtcttgattttacctgtcacttgagatttctgcGCATGTAGAATGGGACGAAATCAAGACACGTATACGTTTTTtgcttcaaaaccaccctaaatataaatattttttcttgaaaattgacatgcaaacgtatatttatattcccgataaaagtttaaaaggattttaaaaattattcattactttaaattttatgacttgattttgcatgtcactgaccatctggcaaaatcaacatccgtatatatttttcgtttctaattaatacttagtataaatattttttcttgaaaattgacatgcacacgtagaaatatattcttaatgaAAGCTTTAAAGGATTTGctttaaaggattttaaaaagtattcatcactttagattttatgtcttgattttgcctgtcacttgagatttcttcgcatataaaatctggcgaaatcaacacccgtatacgtttttcgtttcaaaacctccttatatataaatattttttcttgaaaattgacatgcaaactaagaaatatattcttaataaatgcctaaaaagatttaaaaagaaacttcatcactttaaattttatgtcttgattttacctgtcacttgagatttccgcgcatgtagaatagGGCGAAATCAAGACCCGTATAAGTTTTTCacttcaaaaccaccctaaatataagtatattttcttgaaaattgacatgcacatgtagattaatatttttaataaaagcttaaaaagatttttaaaattgttcattagtttacattttatgtctagatttcgctaatttgattagatttcgctattcagtcataccctATAATTTTGTCTAGATTTTGATTTGGCATTGGCTAGAGAACTGGAATCGcagttccctagacagcgaacttatttgTCTGGAactggttctctagccaaagCATTGGCTAGGGAATCAGAATTCTATTTCTATTATTGTATAAAGCTGctgaaattcactttgtttcttttggtaacctgtatgaaattttacgcACGTCAGTGGCACGGATTAGAGACGGAAAATGCTCCATTTTTCAAAGCGgaattcagtttttaaatatctatataaaacAGAGATTCCGTATGTCATCGGTCAGGAAAATAGGAGCATTTGCCTTCTCAGTTCTGtctgaaatttacatttataacaaaaattcaacaaaataaaaaattgttatattatttCTGTGAGgttcattaaaaaatatacataagacCTGTGATTATTCAATGATAAAACCTACAAAATGTAGATGAATTAATGGCTCAAGCGAAATTCTGTGGACCCTTTTGTTAATATTGGGGCTTTTAGGGGTGTACAAATTTCTAAGTGGAAAACCTCTGTGTTGAAAATTACTAAGTGCTAATTTAAAACCTGCCTGCAAAATTTGACTAAGGCGAAAAAGTCTGTGTCAGCCAAAATGATGTGTGGGTTGCAGCAGGAAATAATGAAAGTTCACACGGAAAACTGAATTTATCCACACGGATAAATGAATCTGTCCATACTGACTTCAAAAATATTCCGTTTCTGTGTCATTTTCACATGGAATATTGCAATTCCTGCTCAATTCCTGCCTAATAACGTACCTTTTCCAGGCGGATTCCATCTGGACATTTCATACAGGTGTATCATGCAtgtattatcttaattaattttaccatatcAGCAagccatgcccttgcatttatctgtgtTTACTGTGTTTCCATTATATCTGACACAGACGGTGTGTACAGTCAAGTATTAGCTGAGTATAGATGGTGATACTTAGATTCTCAATTTGACACTGACtcgcatatttgaaatttttgacAGTTGTTTGTTATACTGTGCTCTGAAGGGTTTTAATGTCTTACATTCTGCTAAGAAATGTCCTCTGTTTTCTGGTTTCTTCCTTCACAGTCTGCATGTTGGGTCCACATCAAATTGGTTAAACTTTGCACTATTAGCTTGTAAATTATATGTCCCAGTTAGTAGCCTTGCTTTTATCTCAGCCCTTTGGACATCATACAGGGTTGGTCTACTATTGTAATACACAGCATGTGTCCTTCCAACTCTGAGAGCATGGGGATTGATGTATCTCAAAGACGGTTTGTTACAAATCTCAATTTTCCAGTTTTCTTCCACTTTGGCATTTACCACATCCCTATTTACTTCCATTTCTCTTTTGTTGGTGGGGTGTGAATGAGGTTGTACACAGTTGGACCTGGTAATTTGTAATATTGCAGGATTCGTCTAGTTGTAGAGAAGACACTATTATCAGTTTGTTTTTTGACTGAAATTTGGTGAGTTGCTATTTCATATATTATCctttatttctaaagtatttCACCTAAGTTCagatataaaaagttaaaaacagaGGTGATCTTTAGCGTTATGACATTGATCATTTAGAACCGAGGCAGACAATAAAGGTGTCCATTGATATTGAATTTGAACTCCTGAGAACATGTTACAATGAAATAAGTCAACAGGTGCAAGGAGAATGAAAATTATTGTTCTGTTTGAAACTTCAGTACTTTTTAGCTGGAGTGTTTGACTTATATGTAGAGCTATTGCTCTCACCTATACCTTATGTTCTGTGTCAGAGTTTTGGTTTGTATCAGTGGTTAGAGTTGGTAAAGTTTATGTATAATAAGCTTGTATCACAAACCATGAGTGGGAATAGCTTCAaccttcacacacttgttcgctgTGATGACCTGATctgcaggtttcataactctgtttcaCTTTTTTCACCAAGTTATGCCCTTGTTTGAACTTAGCAATCTTTAGTTAGGTGTTTGTAACTGTATGTGGAtctgaactgaaacttcacacacatcaGATCTTCACTTCGACTGCACAGGATTCATAACTGTAATTTTCCATTTGACAAAGGTATGACTCTTTTTCATGTAgcagtttcatttttatttagatggaatgtttgcctcaatgaggtAAAATggcatgcgcaaaccccatgccCTTAttcaaaggtcagtgtcatatttaAGGGTTAAATGTCATCCAAAGAGTTTGTATGGGTCATAagtttgacatgcattgagcagttttacttttatttggcTGAAATGTTTGCATCGATGAAATGGAGTGTCACAAACAAGCTCCAGCCTTCAATCATAAAGGTTAAGGTCCAGTTTAGGTCTGAAAGGTGACTTATGATCTTTTTTAGACCATTACtgagtaaacatttttttttagtcATGAATCATGAATCGGATTATTGCCAAACAACACAGGTCCCTGTTCCAAAGGTTACACGCTAAGGAGTCAAAGGTCATGCTGCAACTTTGACTGATAAGAGCTTTTTATTAATGGgctgaaatgtttgagtcattgTGTGTCAACAAATAATGGACTGGATGTTGTTGGCCTTTGGGCATCCACACGTTACAGATAAATCTGTATACAAATTGAAGGGCTTATAATGGAAAGCAGCATTGTTTGTAATCTGACTGCCACATTTTTAGTTATGAACATGAAGTATGTAAGTATGTTAATCTCTTGTATCTTTTTGATCATAAATTTCTTGAATATTCCTTTGAAAGGTTTGTCAATGAATATTTGGTTCTCattatggaaaatatttttgaatctgttgattttgattacctccctttatggctctgatTGTATAAATTCTTGTGTAATACTGAAAGTAGTGCTGTTCCAACCATATACACGTTCTCTATTTAAACAATTGATTTATTCATTTTCAACATGTTAAAATAAAAGCATTATGGAACTGTAATTAGATCCCTTTTCTGAAATTCATAACatacacaaaataattttatacaaataatttattGCAGCAGTTTATTGATTTGCAGTATCAAGCTTTCAATATTGGTTTGTTCACAGTAGCcataactttaaatatttaattgaaataggAATAGCTAGATACATGCAATTTGTTTCCTCTGACAAAATATTGTGAATAGTTTGACAGTTCCAATTGTGTTTAAGCCTTTAAGAGAGCAgtttttgaaactgaaactgttcattcattgacatatttattatttattttgttaggacagtcaaacctgtatacaTTAAAAGTAGAGCTAAACAAGGGTCATTATTTGTAAGTAGTTTCCTTTTACAGATGAAAATACAGATGAACCTGTCTTAATGGTTACCTGTATTTAGCAGCCACTTGTCTTAAACGGCCATATTGTATCACTGCCTTAAGCAGTCAGTCAACTAACTTCCCATATTGACTCTTAGCTCTGATTTTAACTTATCTTAAGCAGACACCTGCCTTTAGCAGACATAGTGTATCACTGCCTTGACTGGCTTCTGAATACAAATTTCACTGCAAATGTTCTAAATTAAAAAACTGTTCTCCTTCAATAATGACCGGATGGTTTCACTTTGTGAATGGTTAAAGCATGGGGTAGctgtattgtaaaataaaaaaagtttttaaaaagtgattcagtgagtgtctgcaaagtatataaaaaaagttGTACACTATGTTAGTCACACAGTAAAAATTTCTTGTAAACCTGAATCATCATTTAGCTGTACTTCTTGTAGTAGATTCATAAAATATCAGCTTCATTAATTATGCTTTCCAGTTGTCCtgcaattcttgtccggagtatttctcagcaaccactggctggaattaaGCGAAACTTCACAGAAAGCTTCACTATAAAGAGGAGATATGCATATATTATCTTTGTGTTTTGGTAAgatgatttttcacagagttattgccctttgattattcaacagtagtatactatagtacaattcttgtccgcaGTATTTCTCAGTACATgtaaccactggttggaatttagccaaacTTCATgcgaagcttcactatcaagaggagatgggCATTTTGTCTTCTTGTTCTGGTAGGATGATTTTTCATCaggttattgccctttgattattcaacggTAGTACACAATAGTACAGTTCTTGTcaagagtatttctcagcaaccactggttgaaattgagccaaacttcataggaacctttactatcaagaggagatgcacatatttTCTTCTTGATGTGGTCAGATGATCGAGTTAttaccctttgattattcaacagttaCTGTAGTAATATACTATAGTACAGTTCTTGTAACAACTACTAGTTggaatttaaccaaacttcataggaagctataatatcaagaggagatgtgcataATAAAATTATTATCTCCTTACTTTGGTCTGACgatttttcattgagttattgcccttcgaTTATACtgtagtaccatttcttgtctggaatattcctcagcaaccacgtACTGGAATTCATCAAAACTTGATGAAGAAGAGATTTGCATAATTTAGtatcttttattgttttagttggaacatttttcactgagttattgccgtTTTAGTATTCAACATAGTATACTAATGTACtacttcttgtccggagtattccgCAACTACGTGCTTGTATTCCGCAACCACATGCTAGAATTCATCAAAACTTATAGGAAGCTAGATCTACTCTCAAGAGGAGaatgatatgcataattattgtcttcatgttccagtcagatgatttttcactcagttactgccctttgcttattcaacattagtatactgtagtaccatttcttgtctggagtattcctcagcaaatGTGCCAAGTCAGTGAATCccatttttgttcttttaattatTCAATAATCATCTTTCAGGGAGCATGTGTAACCAGGCTATAaaatcagccaaattctttcataaaattttaatgataaattaaaattttattattttaatttcaattttcccCCCAACTATTTGGAGCCCCTAATGTCCTTGTGTCTGACAGAGGTCAGCAGTTCCTTTCGAAGCTTGTCAAGGCACTTTGTGAACTTTTCCAAATTACACGGTTCTACACAAGTTCTTACAGGCCGTTACTTAATGGATCTGTGGAGCTAATGAACAGTGTAATCCTTCAGTTTCTTCGCCTTTACTGTAAGGGACAGCAGGATGATTGGCCAGAACTTCTTCCTTCGATTATGATGGCATATCGCATGACTCCTGCTACCCAATCAACTCAACACTCTCCTTTCTTCTTACTTTTCGGCCGTGAGATGCGTCTGTCTATAGACACGGCCCTCACTCCAAAAACTACTCTTTCTGCTTCTTTCAAGACTCATCTTTCTCAGATTCTGCATAACCTTGACATTGCCAGGAAAATAGCTGCAgaaaacattaaacttgcacaggacAAGTATAAGGAACAATATGACAAGAGGTCTCAAGAACCAAAATACAAGCCAGCTGACAGAGTATGGTTATTTTGCACAAAGGTTCCCCCAGGTATGGCCCCTAAATTACATAAGAAATGGGTTGGACCATATTACATTGTGTTCACTGGTCCGCACAACACATACAAGCTGAGGCGCTGTAGTGACAACAAGGAAGTCAAAGTACTTGTTAACGCCACTCGCCTCAAGTCCTACCATGACCCTGAGTCCAGGCCGACAAATCCACCTGAAGGGTATGAACATCTGGAAGAACCTTTGAATGCTGAAGAACTACCTACTGATGATCACACACGTACAGACACTAACACATCTAATGCACAGGACAAAGGTAAACGACCAGCAAATCCTTAATCAAAAGCAAGGTCAGACGGTCAAATCATCAAACAGTCAAGTCACAAACGACACTAATCACAATCAGCAACAACTTGCACAAACACAGCAACAGTCACAACAACAGGAAACACTATCACAACCTCATGATTCCAGTCATACACAAGAAGATCCTCAGCAAACAACATCAAACATGCAAACTACTACAACACCACAAACAGCACAAACATCCACAACAGCACAAACACCAACACACAAATTTTCAGCAG
Protein-coding sequences here:
- the LOC128558011 gene encoding uncharacterized protein LOC128558011 translates to MAYRMTPATQSTQHSPFFLLFGREMRLSIDTALTPKTTLSASFKTHLSQILHNLDIARKIAAENIKLAQDKYKEQYDKRSQEPKYKPADRVWLFCTKVPPGMAPKLHKKWVGPYYIVFTGPHNTYKLRRCSDNKEVKVLVNATRLKSYHDPESRPTNPPEGYEHLEEPLNAEELPTDDHTRTDTNTSNAQDKGKRPANP